One Pleurocapsa sp. PCC 7327 DNA segment encodes these proteins:
- the speA gene encoding biosynthetic arginine decarboxylase: MPTQQQFDSQEDGNREQKVASRSWTIEDSENLYRIQGWGEPYFSINAAGHVTVSPQGDRGGSLDLYELVAALRQRNIGLPLLIRFSDILADRIERLNAAFARAIARYNYPNVYRGVYPIKCNQHRHIVESLVRYGKPYQFGLEAGSKPELMIALATLEPSSEALLICNGYKDREYIETALLARRLGHQTIVVIEQLEELYIALQISEQLGIEPVLGVRGKLSTKGSGRWGTSTGDRAKFGLTISEMLEVVNELQAAGMLHCLQLLHFHIGSQISSISVIKDAIREASQIYVQLTRLGANMRYLDVGGGLGVDYDGSKTNFYASKNYNMQNYANDIVAYVRDACKQGEVNAPILVSESGRAIASHQSVLIFDVLETNDVPSTPPQAVEETEHLVLRNLWETYESINENNYQETYHDAIQFKEEATSLFNFGYLSLKERARAEQLYWACCGKILDIARRQEYVPDDLEDLEKIMASIYYVNLSVFQSAPDSWAIDQLFPIMPIHRLNEEPTQRGILADLTCDSDGKIDQFIDLRDVKSVLELHPLKPLEKPNSDRQKSHEPYYLGMFLVGAYQEIMGNLHNLFGDTNVVHIQMSPKGYQIEYLVKGDTITEVLSYVQYKSEDLLENIRRRTEQALQENRITLKESQLLLNDYERSLSRYTYLVGE, from the coding sequence ATGCCAACCCAACAACAATTCGACTCCCAAGAAGACGGCAATCGAGAGCAGAAAGTTGCCAGTCGGTCTTGGACGATAGAAGATAGCGAAAACCTATATCGCATCCAGGGATGGGGAGAACCTTACTTCTCAATTAATGCAGCAGGTCATGTGACGGTTTCGCCTCAAGGCGATCGCGGCGGTTCTTTAGATCTGTACGAACTGGTTGCAGCGTTGCGTCAGAGAAATATCGGACTGCCCTTACTGATTCGCTTTTCAGATATTTTGGCAGATCGGATCGAGCGCTTAAATGCTGCTTTTGCTCGCGCGATCGCCCGCTACAACTACCCTAATGTCTACCGGGGAGTTTACCCGATCAAATGCAACCAGCATCGCCACATCGTCGAATCCCTAGTTCGTTATGGCAAACCTTACCAATTCGGACTGGAGGCGGGATCGAAACCCGAATTAATGATTGCGCTGGCGACTCTAGAACCCAGTTCGGAAGCTTTATTGATTTGCAATGGCTACAAAGATCGAGAGTATATCGAAACGGCACTTTTAGCGAGACGACTGGGACATCAAACGATTGTCGTTATCGAGCAACTCGAAGAACTGTATATAGCGCTTCAAATTAGCGAGCAATTGGGGATCGAACCCGTTTTAGGCGTTAGAGGCAAATTGAGTACCAAGGGATCGGGGCGCTGGGGCACTTCTACGGGCGATCGCGCTAAATTCGGTCTGACTATTTCCGAAATGCTCGAAGTCGTCAATGAGTTACAAGCAGCGGGAATGCTTCATTGCTTGCAACTGCTTCACTTTCATATCGGCTCTCAAATTTCTTCGATTAGCGTCATCAAAGATGCCATTCGCGAAGCCAGTCAGATTTACGTACAACTAACTAGATTGGGAGCGAATATGCGCTATCTAGACGTAGGAGGCGGCTTAGGCGTTGATTACGACGGTTCTAAAACCAACTTTTACGCCTCGAAAAACTACAATATGCAGAATTACGCTAATGATATCGTCGCATACGTTAGAGATGCTTGCAAGCAAGGTGAGGTCAATGCTCCCATCCTCGTGAGCGAAAGCGGGCGGGCGATCGCTTCCCATCAATCCGTTCTCATTTTTGATGTTTTGGAGACTAACGATGTTCCCTCTACGCCGCCTCAAGCTGTAGAAGAGACAGAACATTTAGTCCTGCGCAATCTTTGGGAAACTTACGAATCTATTAATGAGAATAACTACCAAGAAACCTATCACGATGCCATTCAATTCAAAGAAGAAGCCACCAGTCTATTTAACTTCGGCTATTTGAGTTTAAAAGAAAGAGCCAGAGCCGAACAATTATACTGGGCTTGCTGCGGTAAAATTCTCGATATTGCTCGCCGTCAAGAATACGTTCCCGACGATTTAGAGGACCTAGAAAAGATAATGGCTTCTATCTATTATGTCAATCTTTCTGTCTTCCAATCGGCACCAGATTCCTGGGCGATCGATCAGCTTTTTCCTATCATGCCCATTCATCGCTTGAATGAAGAACCAACCCAACGGGGAATTTTAGCCGATTTAACCTGCGATAGCGATGGCAAAATCGATCAATTTATTGACTTGCGAGACGTTAAATCCGTCTTGGAATTGCATCCGCTCAAACCGCTGGAAAAGCCGAATAGCGATCGCCAAAAATCTCACGAACCTTATTATTTGGGAATGTTTTTAGTAGGAGCCTATCAAGAAATTATGGGCAATTTGCACAATCTTTTTGGCGATACAAATGTCGTTCATATTCAAATGTCTCCAAAAGGATATCAAATTGAATATTTAGTCAAAGGCGATACCATTACTGAAGTTCTGAGCTACGTTCAATACAAGTCAGAAGATTTACTAGAAAATATTCGCCGCCGCACCGAACAAGCCTTACAAGAAAATCGAATTACTCTCAAAGAGTCTCAACTTTTACTCAACGACTACGAACGCAGTTTGAGTCGCTATACCTATTTAGTTGGAGAGTAA
- a CDS encoding DUF4330 domain-containing protein produces MKILDSKGRLFGTISILDLGAACVILLVIIGIFFFPGTSGTSIAGSGTGMKPIEIDAIVRGLGIRDPKVLLSEFDKANKANLIIRKQPHGQIDIKAVKQLTRTVTVPQPDGTVKALPDPKADAYAADLLLTLAGKAQVTKNGAVLGGEKIKIGVPIELEGFNYSFNATIIDVRIKE; encoded by the coding sequence ATGAAAATTCTAGATTCTAAAGGACGTTTATTTGGAACGATCAGTATCCTAGATTTGGGTGCTGCCTGCGTTATTCTTTTAGTGATTATTGGGATCTTTTTCTTTCCTGGAACGTCTGGTACGTCGATTGCTGGTAGCGGTACTGGAATGAAACCCATTGAAATTGACGCGATCGTTCGGGGATTGGGGATCCGCGATCCAAAAGTTTTATTGAGCGAGTTTGATAAAGCCAATAAAGCCAATCTCATTATCCGCAAACAACCCCACGGTCAGATCGACATTAAAGCGGTGAAGCAACTTACCAGGACGGTAACTGTACCTCAACCCGACGGTACGGTGAAAGCCCTTCCCGATCCCAAAGCCGATGCCTACGCTGCCGATCTGCTTTTAACCTTGGCAGGCAAAGCACAAGTTACTAAAAACGGTGCCGTCTTAGGGGGTGAAAAAATTAAGATTGGCGTACCGATCGAATTAGAAGGATTTAACTACAGTTTTAACGCTACCATTATTGACGTTCGCATCAAAGAGTGA
- a CDS encoding LA_3751/LA_3752 family putative glycosyltransferase, translating into MKLKPFYLPLLIILAGIVFSIYLQWQVPDGVYFSGDAGLKALLARQLSDGILHFDLVPPTQSWVRDLWAQGLYPYDKPYVYNVADKYYITFPFTFPLVTAPFEALFGYRGLYLIPLISTWTIWFIFYWVCQQLKLNNLDTSLALINLIFASPITIYSAMYWEHTLALVLAFAGTAILFVSKDSSGLSIKNAVISGSLIGLSVWFRPEFLCWVSTLAVLVYFAALTQTSPLASLRKKINLDSFAFLAKNKNIFVASMLVTISLFFLCNKLIYNHPLGIHAIQVVEESSLAQKLKDSWKNFRQLGFAFFQYFPIALFLLILPLLLLLKTKKSKFNIKLLSIYLISISFIFGVSLIVPLGKQGLIAGGKQWGARFLFILIPIVSVVTFQELTRLREIGRSILGYTAIFIISLLLIWGIHKNTYEATVFLQKNYQGVLPAIQFLQKSPDNVIAISHQYVAQALEASLNRDKLFFWVENQKDLEKLGLALLAQKQQKFIYICYPHRPCDLPKQTSENLKIYQKDREIKIEFFSLGKFGKYPIYEVSIIKRSPLW; encoded by the coding sequence ATGAAACTCAAACCGTTTTATCTTCCACTGTTAATTATTTTAGCTGGAATTGTATTCTCAATTTATTTACAATGGCAAGTTCCAGATGGGGTTTATTTTAGCGGCGATGCCGGACTGAAAGCATTACTTGCACGACAGTTAAGCGATGGAATTTTACATTTCGATCTCGTTCCTCCCACCCAAAGTTGGGTGCGGGATCTTTGGGCGCAAGGATTGTATCCCTATGACAAACCCTATGTTTATAACGTAGCCGACAAATATTATATTACTTTTCCTTTTACTTTTCCGCTAGTTACTGCTCCTTTTGAGGCACTTTTTGGGTATCGAGGTCTTTATCTAATTCCTCTTATTTCTACCTGGACAATTTGGTTTATTTTCTATTGGGTTTGTCAACAATTGAAGTTGAATAATCTAGACACTTCTTTAGCGCTAATCAACTTAATCTTTGCATCGCCCATAACAATTTATAGTGCCATGTATTGGGAACATACCCTCGCTCTTGTTCTCGCATTTGCTGGCACAGCAATCCTATTCGTCTCTAAAGACTCATCGGGATTATCGATAAAAAATGCTGTCATTAGTGGCAGTTTAATTGGTTTGTCTGTTTGGTTTAGACCTGAATTTTTGTGTTGGGTTAGCACTCTTGCAGTACTGGTTTATTTTGCTGCGCTAACTCAGACAAGTCCGTTGGCAAGTCTGAGAAAAAAAATCAATTTAGATTCTTTTGCTTTTTTGGCAAAAAATAAAAACATCTTCGTTGCTAGCATGTTAGTAACGATTAGTTTATTTTTCTTGTGCAACAAGTTAATTTACAACCATCCTTTGGGCATTCATGCCATTCAGGTAGTCGAAGAATCTTCACTAGCTCAAAAATTGAAAGATAGTTGGAAAAATTTCCGCCAACTTGGATTTGCCTTTTTTCAGTACTTTCCAATTGCTTTGTTTTTATTAATTCTTCCTCTTTTGTTGCTTTTAAAAACAAAAAAAAGTAAATTTAATATTAAATTACTTTCGATCTATTTAATTAGTATTTCATTTATTTTTGGCGTATCTTTAATAGTTCCTCTCGGAAAACAAGGATTAATTGCTGGTGGAAAGCAATGGGGAGCGAGATTTTTATTCATACTAATTCCAATAGTCTCTGTAGTGACGTTTCAAGAGTTAACTCGACTCAGAGAAATAGGTCGTTCTATTTTAGGATATACAGCGATTTTTATCATTTCTCTACTTTTAATCTGGGGAATTCATAAAAATACCTATGAAGCAACAGTTTTTTTACAAAAAAATTATCAAGGCGTCTTACCTGCCATTCAATTTTTACAAAAGTCACCTGATAATGTAATCGCGATCTCTCATCAATATGTGGCACAAGCCCTAGAAGCATCTCTTAATCGAGATAAGTTATTTTTCTGGGTAGAAAATCAAAAAGATTTAGAAAAATTAGGGTTGGCTTTACTAGCCCAGAAGCAGCAAAAATTTATTTATATTTGCTATCCTCATCGTCCTTGCGATCTCCCTAAACAAACCTCAGAAAATCTGAAAATCTATCAAAAAGATCGAGAGATAAAAATTGAATTTTTCAGTTTAGGAAAATTTGGTAAATATCCCATATATGAGGTATCGATTATCAAGCGATCGCCTTTATGGTAG
- a CDS encoding pentapeptide repeat-containing protein — protein sequence MSISLGFEIRKKLSEGQKDFKNMDLKMVYLERVDLSHTNLEESDLSYANLKDVNLSCANLKGAYLERANLTDANLSAANLRGANLQKACLIGANLRDAELDEADLSGARLSGANLHEALWTRIYYDNNTEFGAEFDLNLLKDKTTYNLDLFSEQQITIEKILRQLNVVYKSAKYYLGNKLATKYLHDSKPNLDWLKGFEIARNGEIIFTGALIEHVGSIETKLMEKLTAKWIADFTKNCAQIIPHFSCPLDREQDK from the coding sequence ATGAGTATCAGCCTAGGTTTTGAGATTAGGAAGAAACTTAGTGAAGGGCAAAAAGACTTCAAAAACATGGATTTAAAAATGGTTTACTTAGAGAGAGTCGATCTAAGTCATACCAATTTAGAAGAGTCCGATCTAAGTTACGCTAATTTAAAAGATGTTAACTTAAGTTGCGCCAACCTAAAAGGAGCTTATTTAGAAAGAGCTAATCTTACAGATGCTAATTTGAGCGCAGCCAATCTAAGGGGAGCTAACTTACAAAAAGCTTGCTTGATTGGAGCTAATTTAAGGGACGCAGAATTAGATGAAGCCGACTTAAGCGGCGCTCGCTTGAGCGGTGCCAATCTTCACGAAGCTTTGTGGACTAGAATTTATTATGATAACAATACTGAATTCGGAGCGGAATTCGATCTAAATTTATTAAAAGATAAAACAACTTATAATTTAGATCTTTTCTCAGAACAGCAAATCACTATAGAAAAAATCTTAAGGCAACTAAATGTTGTCTATAAATCTGCGAAGTATTACTTAGGAAATAAATTAGCAACAAAATATTTACACGACTCAAAACCAAATTTAGACTGGCTAAAAGGCTTCGAGATCGCTCGCAATGGTGAAATAATTTTTACAGGAGCATTAATAGAGCATGTGGGATCGATAGAAACAAAATTGATGGAAAAATTGACGGCAAAGTGGATAGCAGATTTTACTAAAAATTGTGCTCAAATTATCCCTCATTTCTCTTGCCCCCTCGATCGCGAGCAAGACAAGTAA
- a CDS encoding dihydroorotase: MKTLLLQLLNSPKRLLQRVRVLDPLSDTDRIADVLIAGDRIEAIETHFDSIPQDASVLETEGLILAPGLVDLYSYSGEPGHEERETLSSLIAAAQAGGFTRLAILPNTIPPVDNPATLALLQQKLEVASQTKPFPKSPHLNFWGALTVAIEGQQMTELTDLAAAGAVGFADGRPVKNLGLLRRLLEYVKPLNKPVALIPANESLKGKGVMREGVASISYGLPGDPAVSEAAAIASLLELIAVTDTPVHLMRVSTRRGVELIAQAKARGVPVTASTTWMHLLLNTNDVASYDPNLRLEPPLGNKEDMEALIEGVKQGIIDAVAVDHTPYTYEEKTLSFAEAPPGAIGLELALPLLWERLVESGEWSALELWQCLSVRPLSCLHQKPISCTPGQPAELVLFDPKATWTVEQRELNSLSTNTPWLGKPITGRVVTKIGDPLPVTS; the protein is encoded by the coding sequence TTGAAAACTTTACTGCTGCAATTGCTAAATTCACCCAAACGATTACTGCAACGAGTAAGGGTTCTAGATCCGCTTTCCGATACCGATCGCATCGCCGACGTTCTCATTGCTGGCGATCGCATAGAGGCAATTGAAACGCATTTCGATTCCATTCCTCAAGATGCATCAGTCTTGGAGACTGAAGGATTAATCTTAGCGCCGGGACTGGTCGATCTCTACAGCTACAGCGGAGAACCAGGACACGAAGAACGAGAAACGCTTTCTTCTCTGATAGCCGCAGCCCAAGCAGGAGGCTTTACTCGTCTAGCAATTTTACCCAATACCATTCCTCCTGTCGATAATCCCGCCACCTTAGCCCTTCTCCAACAGAAGTTAGAAGTCGCAAGTCAGACAAAACCATTCCCCAAGTCTCCCCATCTCAACTTCTGGGGCGCTTTGACTGTTGCCATTGAAGGGCAGCAGATGACAGAACTAACCGACTTAGCAGCGGCAGGCGCGGTGGGGTTTGCAGACGGTCGTCCGGTGAAAAACTTAGGTTTGCTGCGGCGATTGTTGGAGTATGTCAAACCTTTAAACAAGCCAGTCGCCCTAATTCCAGCAAACGAGTCCCTCAAGGGTAAAGGGGTAATGCGAGAGGGAGTGGCTTCGATTAGCTATGGATTGCCTGGAGATCCAGCCGTTTCAGAAGCTGCCGCGATCGCGTCTTTATTAGAACTCATCGCCGTTACCGATACTCCGGTTCATCTAATGAGAGTATCGACACGTCGGGGTGTCGAGTTAATCGCCCAAGCTAAGGCGCGAGGAGTACCCGTAACTGCTAGTACGACTTGGATGCATCTATTGCTCAATACTAACGACGTTGCCAGTTACGATCCCAATTTACGCTTAGAGCCTCCTTTGGGCAACAAGGAAGACATGGAAGCCTTAATCGAAGGCGTGAAGCAGGGAATTATCGATGCTGTTGCGGTCGATCACACGCCTTATACTTATGAGGAGAAAACCCTTTCTTTTGCTGAGGCACCGCCGGGAGCAATCGGTTTGGAGTTAGCCTTGCCACTTTTGTGGGAGCGCTTGGTTGAAAGCGGCGAATGGTCTGCGCTTGAGTTATGGCAGTGTTTGAGCGTTCGTCCTCTATCGTGTTTGCATCAAAAACCGATAAGTTGTACCCCCGGACAACCTGCCGAGTTGGTGTTGTTCGATCCAAAAGCTACGTGGACGGTAGAACAGCGAGAGTTGAATTCTCTTTCTACCAATACTCCTTGGTTGGGAAAACCAATAACGGGTCGCGTTGTAACCAAGATCGGTGACCCGTTACCAGTTACCAGTTAG
- a CDS encoding PH domain-containing protein: protein MSRIFPIVPASSKALWLIGSLALFVAILLLVTIYLGYSSCYTQFELSEEGLRIKGDLHGRKIPISSLVVDEARKIDLNNLPQYQPKWRTNGTAVPGYRAGWFKLRNGEKAFMFVTETTDVVYLPTREGYSVLDLQQKSE from the coding sequence ATGAGTAGAATATTTCCTATCGTTCCTGCTTCTAGTAAAGCTCTTTGGTTAATTGGTAGTCTAGCTTTATTTGTTGCTATATTGCTGCTAGTAACCATCTATCTTGGCTATTCCTCTTGTTATACTCAGTTTGAACTTTCTGAAGAGGGACTTCGCATTAAAGGCGATCTCCATGGAAGAAAAATTCCAATATCATCTCTTGTTGTCGATGAGGCAAGGAAAATAGATTTAAACAATTTGCCACAATATCAGCCAAAATGGAGAACCAACGGCACTGCCGTACCTGGATACCGTGCTGGTTGGTTCAAGCTTCGCAATGGAGAGAAAGCGTTCATGTTTGTCACCGAGACAACAGATGTCGTCTATCTGCCGACGCGAGAAGGCTATTCTGTTTTAGACCTCCAGCAAAAGTCAGAGTAA
- a CDS encoding M42 family metallopeptidase — protein MLAYDTLFKTIEELVLHHSPSGVEEEIDRLLLDRFRSFGLETWQDRAGNIIAKIPGQDSQRSIAITGHKDEIGAIVKSIDENGCLQVRKLGGSFPWVYGEGVVDILGDKATISGILSFGSRHISHESPQKAQQDNAPLRWEDAWVETKRSLTELAEVGVRPGSRVVVGKHRKRPIRLKDHIASYTLDNKASVAILLALAEYLQDPVVDIYLVASAKEEVGAIGALFFTQNQPLDALIALEICPLSSEYPIADGEAPVLLSQDSYGIYDEKLNDELRKVAQKEEIPLQLAAISGFGSDASIAMKFGHVARAACLGFPTQNTHGYEIAHLGAIANCITLLKTFCQTS, from the coding sequence ATGCTAGCTTACGATACATTATTTAAAACTATTGAAGAATTAGTTCTACATCATTCTCCTAGCGGCGTAGAGGAGGAAATCGATCGCCTTCTACTCGATCGCTTTAGATCGTTCGGATTAGAAACTTGGCAGGATCGGGCAGGAAATATTATTGCCAAAATTCCCGGTCAAGATTCTCAAAGATCCATTGCGATTACGGGTCATAAAGATGAGATCGGCGCGATCGTTAAATCCATTGACGAAAATGGCTGCTTGCAAGTTCGCAAACTCGGCGGTTCTTTTCCTTGGGTGTATGGCGAAGGCGTAGTCGATATCTTGGGCGACAAGGCAACGATTAGCGGTATTCTCTCTTTTGGTTCTCGCCACATCTCGCACGAGTCTCCCCAAAAGGCACAACAGGACAATGCCCCGCTGCGCTGGGAAGATGCTTGGGTAGAAACTAAACGGAGTTTGACAGAATTAGCCGAAGTAGGCGTGCGTCCCGGAAGTCGAGTCGTTGTAGGAAAACATCGCAAGCGTCCTATTCGCTTAAAAGACCATATTGCTAGCTATACTCTGGATAACAAGGCTTCTGTGGCAATTTTGCTGGCACTGGCGGAATATTTGCAAGATCCTGTAGTAGATATCTATTTAGTTGCCTCGGCAAAAGAAGAGGTGGGTGCGATTGGGGCGCTCTTTTTTACTCAAAATCAGCCTTTGGATGCGCTGATTGCCCTAGAAATTTGTCCTTTATCTTCCGAATATCCGATCGCAGACGGAGAAGCGCCCGTGTTGCTATCTCAGGATAGCTATGGCATTTACGATGAAAAGTTGAACGATGAATTGCGAAAAGTTGCCCAAAAAGAGGAAATTCCCTTACAATTAGCGGCAATTAGCGGATTTGGCAGCGATGCTTCGATCGCCATGAAATTCGGTCACGTTGCTCGTGCTGCTTGTTTGGGGTTTCCGACGCAAAATACCCACGGTTACGAAATTGCTCATTTAGGCGCGATCGCTAATTGCATCACATTACTTAAAACTTTTTGTCAAACTTCTTAA
- a CDS encoding response regulator transcription factor produces the protein MKDNSHKDSKKLLLVDDDPNLILLVKDYLEFQGYEVITAENGREALEILENQTPDMIICDVMMPEMDGYALVEKVRQDSRTSWIPFMFLSAKGQSQDRVKGLNTGADVYMVKPFEPEELVAQVESSLKQAKRLMKQNTAKTNEGSKIQVPQNVELTPTELRVVQLLAQGMANKDIAEKLNVSQRTIESHVSNMLNKTNLKNRTELARWAIESRMA, from the coding sequence ATGAAAGACAACTCCCATAAAGATAGTAAGAAACTGCTGCTAGTTGACGACGACCCCAATCTAATTTTGTTGGTCAAAGATTATTTAGAGTTTCAAGGCTATGAGGTTATAACAGCCGAAAACGGTCGGGAAGCCTTAGAAATTTTGGAAAACCAAACTCCTGACATGATTATTTGCGATGTAATGATGCCAGAGATGGATGGCTATGCCTTGGTAGAAAAGGTCAGACAAGATTCCCGCACCAGTTGGATTCCTTTTATGTTCCTTTCAGCCAAAGGTCAAAGTCAAGACCGCGTTAAGGGACTCAACACGGGGGCTGACGTGTATATGGTGAAGCCTTTTGAACCGGAAGAACTCGTAGCCCAGGTAGAATCATCTCTCAAGCAAGCCAAGCGCTTGATGAAGCAAAATACAGCCAAAACAAACGAGGGATCGAAAATTCAGGTGCCTCAAAATGTGGAGTTGACCCCCACCGAGTTGAGAGTCGTTCAGTTGTTAGCCCAAGGAATGGCAAATAAGGATATTGCCGAAAAGCTGAACGTCAGTCAGAGAACGATTGAAAGCCACGTATCCAACATGCTCAACAAAACCAATCTCAAGAATCGGACGGAGTTAGCGCGTTGGGCGATAGAAAGTCGGATGGCATAA
- a CDS encoding ferredoxin, which yields MQSSPEEQNIALEVIRKNLTESVKNLGLKQIQRHIFICADQTKPKCCSKEAGLEAWDYLKRRLQELGLDKPTEANPSCIFRTKANCLRVCTAGPILLVYPDGVWYRHATPEVIERIIQEHLISNKVVEEYAFLTHPLPETTIVVEADSNKVDRV from the coding sequence ATGCAGTCTAGTCCAGAAGAACAAAATATTGCGCTAGAAGTAATTAGAAAAAACTTAACCGAAAGCGTGAAAAATCTTGGACTCAAACAAATTCAGCGACATATTTTTATTTGTGCCGATCAAACTAAACCAAAATGCTGCTCGAAAGAAGCGGGTTTAGAAGCATGGGACTATTTAAAACGCCGCCTGCAAGAACTAGGACTCGATAAACCGACAGAAGCTAATCCCAGTTGCATTTTCCGTACCAAAGCCAATTGTTTGCGCGTGTGTACCGCAGGACCTATCCTGTTAGTTTATCCTGATGGCGTGTGGTATCGTCATGCTACCCCAGAAGTCATCGAACGAATTATCCAAGAACATTTGATTAGCAATAAGGTAGTCGAGGAATACGCCTTTCTGACTCATCCTTTACCAGAAACGACAATAGTGGTGGAAGCCGATAGCAATAAAGTCGATCGCGTTTAA
- the cofH gene encoding 7,8-didemethyl-8-hydroxy-5-deazariboflavin synthase subunit CofH gives MEAVKAILERAKSGADLSETEGVVLLGQKEPEAIAEICKTADDLRQKQAGDTVTYVINRNINFTNICEQHCSFCAFRRDEGEEGAFWLNTSQILEKTADAVRRNATEICMQGGLNPKAKLDGASLPYYLRLVEAIKAEFPQLHLHAFSPQEVQFIAREDGISYEDVIIALRDAGVGSMPGTAAEVLSDSVRRVICPEKIDTATWLEIIRIAHRLGVPTTSTMLCGHIETPEDAIAHLQKLRSLQQNAIEKGYPAKITEFILLPFVGQEAPKPLRNRVGRDQPILEDTLLLTAVARIFLGNWIANHQPSWVKLGLEGAIEALKCGCNDIGGTLMEEHITTMAGAQGGTCMEVETLQNAIQSIDRSYQQRSTLYEYL, from the coding sequence ATGGAAGCTGTTAAAGCTATTTTAGAACGAGCAAAAAGCGGTGCTGACTTATCAGAAACAGAAGGAGTTGTTCTCCTGGGGCAAAAGGAACCAGAAGCGATCGCTGAGATCTGTAAGACAGCCGATGACCTACGTCAGAAACAAGCAGGCGATACCGTTACCTACGTCATCAATCGTAATATAAACTTTACTAACATCTGCGAGCAGCATTGCAGCTTTTGTGCCTTTCGCCGCGACGAAGGAGAAGAAGGGGCATTCTGGTTAAATACTAGCCAAATTTTGGAGAAAACAGCCGATGCTGTCCGACGGAACGCGACAGAAATCTGCATGCAGGGAGGCTTAAATCCCAAGGCGAAACTAGATGGCGCTTCCTTGCCTTATTATTTGCGATTGGTAGAAGCCATCAAAGCAGAATTTCCCCAACTCCATCTCCATGCATTTTCTCCCCAGGAAGTACAATTTATCGCCAGAGAAGACGGGATTAGCTACGAAGATGTTATTATCGCCCTACGAGATGCGGGCGTAGGTTCGATGCCGGGAACTGCCGCCGAAGTTCTCAGCGATAGCGTCAGACGAGTGATTTGCCCCGAAAAAATCGATACCGCTACCTGGCTAGAAATTATTAGGATCGCCCATCGTCTGGGAGTTCCAACCACCAGTACCATGCTATGCGGGCATATTGAAACCCCAGAAGATGCGATCGCCCACTTACAAAAATTGCGATCGCTACAACAAAATGCGATCGAAAAAGGATACCCCGCTAAGATTACAGAATTTATTCTCTTACCTTTCGTCGGTCAAGAAGCACCCAAACCTCTACGAAATCGAGTCGGACGCGATCAACCCATTCTAGAAGATACTTTACTGCTAACCGCAGTCGCTCGTATCTTTCTCGGTAATTGGATTGCCAACCATCAACCAAGTTGGGTCAAACTAGGTTTAGAAGGCGCTATAGAAGCTCTTAAATGCGGCTGTAACGACATTGGCGGGACGTTGATGGAGGAACACATTACCACCATGGCAGGGGCGCAGGGAGGCACGTGCATGGAGGTAGAAACCTTACAGAACGCCATTCAATCTATCGATCGTTCCTATCAACAAAGGAGTACGCTTTACGAGTACCTATAG